The Thermodesulfovibrionales bacterium genome includes the window AGAGGCCGCTCTCTGCCAGGGTGTCGGCGATCCTTCCGATGCGGTCGCGGTAGTCAGGTGCTCCGGAACGGGTGAAGAGAAACCCGTTCGTTCCGGTCCGTGTATACCGGATGCCGGCCTGACGGGCGTACTTTACGAGCTGAGCCACCTCATCGAGAAAAAGCAGAGGTTCACCGCCTGTAAATGAAATGGCCCTGAAGCCCTTCTCAACGGCGGCATCTATCGTCATCTTCACGGCATCCACATCGAGCTTGGACCGTCTGAACTGCTCGGTGACGCGCATGCCGCACTGGGGGCATCGCGCATTGCACATGTCGGTATACTGGATTACCAGCTGTCCTGGTGCGCGGCCCGACAGAAAAGGCACCAAGCCTGCCAGCACAGCTCACATCTCCTTCTGCGTGCAGATTTGCGCAGGGGGCCCGGCGAAGAAGGCGAATTCTGAGGCATCGGTGCAGCAGTGGAGGATCGTACTATATGCCTGAGAGGCCTGAAGCCCATTGTTAACGGTAAACTCACGGGCATTCGCGCCCATTGCCTTCCTCATTGTTCCGTTCTCAATAAGACTCCTCATGGCATCCACAAGGGCCTTCCTGCTACCTGACTTGACAACGATCCCTGTGGAGCCGTCAACCATGAGCTCTTTCGGTCCTCCCGAATCCGAGACAATAACGGGAAGTCCCGAGGCCTGTGCCTCGAGGACAACATTGCCGAAGGTGTCTGTGGTGCTCGGAAAGACGAAGATATCGGAAGAGGCATAGGCCTCGGAGAGGTCCCTCCCCGACAGAAACCCGGTAAAGACCGCGTTGTAGCCGGCAAGCTCATCCTCCAGTTCCTTTCGGTACGGACCGTCACCGACTATGGCAAGGGTGCTTCCGGCCCCTTCGTCGGTGATCTCCTTGAAGGCCTCGGCGAGGAGCTTGAGGTTCTTCTCCTTCGATACTCTGCCGACATAGAGGAGAGTCGGCTCGCCATGAATACCACGGCCTTTCCAGAAGTCCTTCTCCTTGTGGGCGGGAGCAAAGACCGTTGTATCCACCCATCGCGGCAGGGGTTTCACCTTTTCTGCTGCCAACCCCTTTGCAATGAGTTGGCCTCTCGTGCTCATGGAGGGTACCATTACCTCCTCCATCTGGCTGTAAAACCAGATCATGTAGTTCCAGGCAACGTTCTCGAGAAAGCCATCGTTGCTCAAATCTCTGACATACTGTGGGATGTCGGTGTGATAAGTCCCGCTTATGGGGATGTCCATCAGCTTGCCGATGAGGAGCCCAAGGAGTCCCATGGTTCCCGGGGTGCTCGCATGGATCCGGGTGAAGCCCTTGCGCTCGCAGTATTCGATCACGTCGAGGACAGGCGGGAAGCCGAGCTTGAGATCGGGATACTCGGGCAGGGCGCATTCGCCAATAGGGCTGAAATTCATCACGCTGCTCTCAAGAGAGGTCCCCCCGGTGCTGGACGTGATGACCTCAAGTTCAATGCCGCGCTCCCGGGCAGTATCGATGAGCCTTCTAATGGTGATGGCAACTCCGTTTATCTCGTTGAGGGTATCGGTGAAGAGGGCTATCCTCTGAGGGCCGGGCGGCAGGTTTCGCGGAATGAAACGCTCGCCGAGTTCCCGCATGAGCGCCTTGCTCCTGTTCTGGTGATGAAAGGCCACATAGTAGGGCGACGCGAGAAGGTGAACGAGACCGATGGTGCTCAGGGAGTTCAGGAGATTGACGAGTCCCAGGGCGGCAGAGGCCTTTGTCAACCGTTCCGTATAGATGTATATCAGCCGGTTCACGAGACGGCTCGTAACCGCAAAGACCTTCCTGTTCATATCGGCTGTGCTGATGAGCTCAAGAAAGCCCGCATCATTGAGGAGCCGCTTTGCCTCTTTGTCGAGGATCTGCTCAAAGCTCTTGCCCTCGTATCCGTCATAGACCTCGGGCAGGTTTTTCCTGATGAAGAGGGTGATCTTTTGAAAGAACGAAGCCTTCTCTTCTCCTGAGTTCGTGACGCGCTTCGCGAGGGCATTGATAAAGGGGAATCCCCCGCTTCT containing:
- a CDS encoding glycosyltransferase; this encodes MNRLYKADLHVHSRHSNKPSMWALRKLNCPESFTDPLQIYKAARKKQMQFVTITDHNSISGALEIAHLPGSFISCEVTTYLPDDGCKLHVIALDISEAQYADIMHLRKNIYELAAFLRGQDIAHFLAHPLYDMNMKLSLGTLEKMLLLFDVFEVRNGARAAKYNLLVGNILSTLTEEKIAELADRHGLAPFGKTPWIKGTVGGSDDHSGFFIGRTYTVSRSAGDVHAFASSIREKKTWAGGEDGDPLVLAHSIYGVAYRFLTERFAKKRSGGFPFINALAKRVTNSGEEKASFFQKITLFIRKNLPEVYDGYEGKSFEQILDKEAKRLLNDAGFLELISTADMNRKVFAVTSRLVNRLIYIYTERLTKASAALGLVNLLNSLSTIGLVHLLASPYYVAFHHQNRSKALMRELGERFIPRNLPPGPQRIALFTDTLNEINGVAITIRRLIDTARERGIELEVITSSTGGTSLESSVMNFSPIGECALPEYPDLKLGFPPVLDVIEYCERKGFTRIHASTPGTMGLLGLLIGKLMDIPISGTYHTDIPQYVRDLSNDGFLENVAWNYMIWFYSQMEEVMVPSMSTRGQLIAKGLAAEKVKPLPRWVDTTVFAPAHKEKDFWKGRGIHGEPTLLYVGRVSKEKNLKLLAEAFKEITDEGAGSTLAIVGDGPYRKELEDELAGYNAVFTGFLSGRDLSEAYASSDIFVFPSTTDTFGNVVLEAQASGLPVIVSDSGGPKELMVDGSTGIVVKSGSRKALVDAMRSLIENGTMRKAMGANAREFTVNNGLQASQAYSTILHCCTDASEFAFFAGPPAQICTQKEM